In a single window of the Larimichthys crocea isolate SSNF chromosome XVII, L_crocea_2.0, whole genome shotgun sequence genome:
- the hsh2d gene encoding hematopoietic SH2 domain-containing protein homolog, with product MEWSQSLQGQRDAYVWFTESQLRSVIRDGIVPEWFHGIISRKMAEELLMPKPPGYFLIRVSESRIGYTLSYRAADRCRHFMIDLLVDGQYIIIGENRYHRCLQDLVDFHRRTPIMPYTEVLTVACGQTSNDRTDYAELLFPQRNLKQNTSLPPNIFLPPSVTQPVSEEDIPPALPYRPGNLRNSVVLSSNRLYPNIEDEFPHSALPTPAMPIPMTRKKYTANSPSSNQPPEVPARGCVPPLKQIQACDRTVSAPKSPIAPTATAYPFGANNQPVQNLEAKPSVITNIKSLNLNLKKKFQIQKRKSMSPESMYSEINVEATEGSGNTENEYQVITDEKTVSAPPFPYTRTDVRLTDEGLPKEYFPPPPYAPGY from the exons ATGGAGTGGAGTCAGTCGTTACAAGGGCAGCGTGATGCTTATGTCTGGTTCACAGAGTCCCAGCTCCGGTCTGTGATCAGGGACGGTATAGTCCCAGAATGGTTTCATGGGATCATTTCCAGGAA GATGGCAGAGGAACTGCTGATGCCTAAGCCTCCTGGCTACTTCCTCATCAGAGTCAGTGAGAGCAGGATTGGCTACACTCTCTCATACCG TGCTGCAGACCGCTGCAGGCATTTCATGATTGATCTGTTGGTGGATGGCCAATACATCATAATAGGGGAAAACAGGTATCACAGGTGTCTGCAGGACCTGGTAGACTTTCATCGACGAACTCCCATCATGCCTTACACTGAGGTTCTGACTGTTGCTTGCGGACAG ACTTCCAATGACAGGACTGACTATGCAGAGCTACTATTTCCTCAACGAAATCTGAAACAGAACACAAGTTTGCCTCCAAACATCTTCCTGCCTCCCAGCGTAACTCAACCAGTATCAGAAGAAGACATCCCACCTGCCCTTCCTTATCGACCGGGTAACCTGAGGAACTCTGTAGTCCTGTCTTCAAACAGACTTTACCCCAATATTGAAGACGAATTTCCACATAGCGCTCTCCCTACTCCAGCCATG CCTATTCCAATGaccagaaaaaaatatacagcCAACAGCCCTTCATCCAACCAGCCTCCTGAAGTCCCTGCTCGGGGCTGTGTTCCTCCACTGAAGCAGATCCAGGCTTGTGACAGGACAGTCTCTGCACCCAAGAGTCCCATCGCACCCACAGCCACTGCATACCCATTCGGCGCCAACAACCAGCCTGTACAGAACCTGGAAGCGAAGCCGTCAGTCATCACCAACATAAAGAGCCTCAATCTCAACCTCAAGAAGAAATTCCAAATTCAAAAGAGGAAAAGTATGTCACCGGAGTCAATGTACTCAGAGATTAATGTGGAGGCAACTGAGGGGAGTGGAAACACTGAGAACGAGTACCAGGTGATCACAGATGAGAAGACGGTCAGTGCTCCACCATTTCCCTACACAAGAACTGATGTGAGACTGACTGATGAAGGGTTACCTAAAGAGTactttccacctccaccttATGCCCCAGGCTACTGA
- the rab8a gene encoding ras-related protein Rab-8A (The RefSeq protein has 2 substitutions, 1 non-frameshifting indel and aligns at 99% coverage compared to this genomic sequence), producing MAKTYDYWFKLLLIGDSGVGKTCVLFRFSEDAFNSTFISTIGIDFKIRTIELDGKKIKLQIWDTAGQERFRTITTAYYRGAMGIMLVYDITNEKSFDNIKNWIRNIEEHASADVERMVLGNKCDVNDKRQVSKDRGEKLALEYGIKFMETSAKANINVENAFLHLARDIKAKMDKKLEGNNPQGSSQGVKITTEQPKKSSFFRCTLL from the exons ATGGCGAAGACTTACGATTACTTGTTTAAACTACTTTTAATCGGCGATTCAGGCGTCGGGAAGACCTGCGTCTTATTCAGATTTTCAGAGGACGCATTCAACTCAACGTTTATCTCCACTATAG gtATTGACTTCAAGATCAGAACAATAGAATTAGATGGAAAGAAGATCAAGCTACAGATATG GGATACAGCAGGACAGGAAAGATTCAGGACCATCACGACAGCCTACTACAGAGGAGCCATG GGCATCATGTTAGTGTATGACATTACCAATGAGAAGTCCTTTGACAACATCAAGAACTGGATACGGAATATAGAAGAG CACGCTTCAGCAGATGTGGAAAGGATGGTCCTTGGGAACAAATGTGATGTCAATGATAAGCGACAAGTATccaaagacagaggagagaag CTGGCGCTGGAGTACGGTATCAAATTCATGGAGACCAGTGCAAAGGCGAACATCAACGTGGAGAAC GCCTTCTTAACCCTCGCCAGAGACATCAAAGCAAAGATGGACAAGAAGCTG GAGGGCAACAACCCGCAGGGCAGCAGTCAAGGAGTAAAGATTACAGAACAGCCCAAGAAGAGCAGTTTCTTCCGCTGCACGCTCCTGTGA
- the tax1bp3 gene encoding tax1-binding protein 3 → MSFIPGQPVTAVVQRIEIKKLHQKDNLILGFSIGGGIDQDPGQNPFSEDKTDKGIYVTRITPGGPAHDAGLMMGDKIMQVNGWDMTMVTHDQARKRLTKKKEDVVRLLVTRKSLEHAVKQSMGSSPGLKHSGATYNHNLMQ, encoded by the exons ATGTCTTTCATCCCAGGACAGCCGGTGACTGCTGTTGTG CAACGAATCGAGATCAAGAAGTTGCATCAGAAAGATAATCTGATCCTGGGCTTCAGTATCGGTGGAGGGATTGACCAGGACCCTGGACAAAACCCGTTCTCTGAGGACAAGACTGACAAG GGCATCTATGTGACCAGGATAACACCAGGAGGACCAGCACATGATGCAGGCTTGATGATGGGAGACAAAATAATGCAG gTGAACGGCTGGGATATGACCATGGTGACCCACGACCAGGCTCGTAAAAGActaacaaagaagaaagaggacgTGGTGCGGCTACTGGTAACCAGGAAGTCACTCGAGCACGCTGTCAAACAATCCATGGGCAGTTCTCCCGGACTGAAACATAGTGGTGCTACCTATAACCACAATCTAATGCAATAG
- the LOC104923635 gene encoding 40S ribosomal protein S27-like — MSLQQDLMHPSFAKERTRHKKKRLVQSPNSYFMDVKCVGCYKITTVFSHAQTVVPCAGCSLILCQPRGGKCRLTAGCAFRRKYS, encoded by the exons ATGTCT CTGCAACAGGATCTGATGCACCCCAGTTTTGCAAAAGAGAGGACAAGACACAAGAAGAAGAGGCTGGTGCAGAGTCCCAACTCCTACTTCATGGATGTTAAATGCGTAG GCTGCTACAAGATCACCACAGTCTTCAGCCATGCCCAGACAGTGGTACCCTGTGCAGGCTGCTCTTTAATCCTCTGCCAACCACGAGGGGGCAAATGCAGACTGACTGCAG GCTGTGCCTTCAGAAGAAAATATTCCTGA